From Aspergillus luchuensis IFO 4308 DNA, chromosome 2, nearly complete sequence:
TGACCATATAGAACGACTGTCAAAAGAGCAATATGCGCGTCAACATAATTGCAGTTGGACCCCCAATTCCCAAGCGGGTGATAATGAGATTCCAGACTCGCGCGTTTCCCCGACAAACGCGAAATTCCGCGGCGGAGCAATATTGATGCGCTTATCTTATCGGGCGGTGAGCAGGAAAAAACCACCTCCAAAAAGGCGGAGATCGTCGTTGCAGGACTCTCCGCCTAGCATACATCTCCCAACGCCAGCAGAATTCTTACCGTCTTCAAGCTCATTGTTCGAGAGTGGATGGAAAGAGAGGGTTTCTAACCTCTATAGACCTGTCTCTACTGTCCGTCACAGCTCTCTGGACTACGATGTCTCTCCAATCGTCTCTCACCTCTCTTCGAGCTTACCTTCGACCCTCAATTGCACCGTCAGCTCATTTGCACCCCGTCAGGCATGCATCACTGAACTCGGCCATTGGCCGGGGCATCCGCAGGTCACAATTTGTCGATGATGTACCTCAACGACGCAATTCCGCCCGCGATGCTCGGGATGGTGGGCACAAAAGAAACATGGCCAAGCGTGATAAACGCCCAGAAGCGCGGGAGCACCGGTCTGGAACCGCattcgacgaggaagagTTCATCAAGAAAGGGACATTTCGCGCATTGCCTCGCGCATATCAAACAGAGAGAACTGTAAccaaaagaggaaaagatggaaagaagatctATACGAAAGAGGAAGTGAGGCACCCTGATTATGTCGGCGACGATCAGGAAATCAGGAGTGGGCGTTTCCGCACATTATCCCAGGATTATCAGAGCAGGCCTCCCCCGCCTCGCCAACATCGTCCTACCGACAAATTTCCCGAAGAAGTCAAAAGTTTCGTCAAAATTCCCCTCTCAGTGCCTTATACGACGCCTGCATCGCAGTTTGTTTATGGAATTTCTGCATGCATGGCTGCATTACGTGGCAGCCGTCGCCGGCTATACAAACTCTACCTCTACCAATCAGAGGGCCAAGAATTAACTCCGGAGAAAATAGCTCTACGAAAACTGGCACTTTCGAAAAACGTGGCGGTAAAAATGGCTTTTGCGAGCTGGCGCCGGTTACTCGACCAGATGAGTGATGGCCGACCTCACCAAGGCTGTATTCTTGAGGTATCCCCTTTGCCTCGGCTGCCAGTGCAATATTTCAGGCCCGTTCCATCTCCGGGGGCGGATCACTTCAGCCTAGAGCTGGGAGCGCAATCGCGAGAAGAAGCACAGGTAAATACTATGAACAACACGGTtgacatcaacaacaccttTGGAAATAGGTATCCTGTTGTTGTACTACTGGACGGCATCGTCGATCCTGGGAATCTCGGCGCCATCATTCGCTCCGCCTACTACATGGGAGCTGACGCCATAGTTTTCGCGGGCCGAAACTCAGCAGAGATATCCCCAGTAGTTATCAAGGCATCTGCAGGAGCCGCAGAACATATGACATTTCTTCATGTGCGGAATGAAGTCGATTTCATTCGACAATCAAAAGAAAATGGGTGGCGGTTCTACGCCGCTGATGCGCCGGGCAAGGGATCTTCATCTGTATATATGGACCCTGCCGAGTTTGGGAATGAGGGCACTGTTGCCCAGGCACCGAGTGTCATTATGATGGGCAGTGAGGGCGCGGGGCTGAGCCCCCACATCCTTTCCCAGGCAAATGCTGTTGTTGGCATCCCTGGTGCTAAAATCAGCCCAGAGTTGGGCGTGGAGTCAGATCCGGCTAGAGTGGACAGTCTCAATGTCAGCGTTGCGGCTGCTTTGTTGATGAATATGTTCCTTCGGGTGCCAGTGTCATgggccaagaaggaggataCTAGGGtctggtgaagagggagCATCTGTACAGTAGTATCAACGACATCACATGTACACATACATCTGAATTGCATAGTATAGATTCATAGCATACTAATATACTGAGAGGCTTTCCTCAAACATGAGACAATCTCTCAAGACTACCATACAAACTAAGCAATCAGGACCAGTCGAGGTATGAAGAGCTCTTTCTCTGCCTGTGCTTGAGGCTTCAACTCAGAAGTCACCGAGCTGGGTAATATACTGGATGATCAAATTACGATTTCGAGTGCACTGTGTGATGGAAGACAACATTCATAAGGTCTTTTTAACCACAAGGTGTCATTTTACAAGAgcgaaggagatggaagatcaTCATAAAACTACAATGGCATCTATCTGCCAACGCCAGACCGACATATATGGAACAAAATAGAACCAAcaaaccctccctcctcaaaaCATGGCTTCCCAAACAGTCTACAGAATAGTCGTAACAATCCTCGTCATCGCCCACCTCTGATTACAGGAAGAGATCATTTCTTGCGACTCCTCGACTTGGGCGCCGCATTTGAAGAGACACTGGCTGCCCGCGATGTTGAGGTAGAAGTTGCCTTGCTGCCACCTTTGACAGCCTTGACTTGCTTATTCTGTGGGTTGGTTAGCCGAGCTACTCTATCGTGATCGTGAGTGGTAGGAATTGTCAAGGAAACTTACAACTGCACCGcccttcgtcttcttttTGGCAGGTGggccctcatcctcctcggcttcatcgtcgtcgcGGTCACGTCCCCGGCCCTTGCCGCTCTCACCGTTGGCCTTTCCATCATTTTCAAATTCCTTTGCCACGGTGTTCAGCAGGGTGGTGCACCGACGTCCAATCTCGACTGGGGTTCGACTAAGGAAGAACCAGTCAAATCGGAAGAGGGGAGACTCGCGGATTTCGTCACGGATCTTCTCATAGAGACCTTCGCCATCGACTCCATATTTGTCCAGCATTACCAACAAGAAccgatcctcctcttccgtaTAGACCTTCTTGTTGGTGGTAGACACAGTGTAGTTGATCTTGACTTGCTGGAGTGGTACGCGGTACatttccatcttcttgcgCAACATTTTGCGTTGATGATTCATCTTCCGCAATTTATCCTCGCCCTGCTCGATGACACGGAGGTACTTGGGGTAATCTTGGATTTCCGTGTACCGCTCCCAGAATACTTGCGCGTACTCCTCAATTTCTTCCGGCTCTTTGCTGTCCACTTCGGTGGCGATTCCAACGTAGTCAGTACGGCCGAACTTGGCCGAACCGTTCACGAACTGTTGGAAATCCCTGCGATTCCAGTTGGAGAAGCCTTCTTCAGACATCTTCGCCTTGTCCGCCTGCTCATCCTCCGTTAGTGGCACTGCATTGTCAATCTCTTGTTGTTCGAGATCACGTTCGGCCTCGCGTTCGCTCAGCTCTTCTTCCGGACCATCAGGCAGAGGAACCTTGTATCCGATTTCCTTGTGGAAGTAGGCCGTCTCCTTCTCTTGCAGCTCCTGAAGTCCAGGCGGGAAGAACTGCCAATCATGGACAGTGATCTGCTTTGGCGCCCGAGGAACCTTGGGCTTGGGATCAGCCGTTCTACCACCAGTTGCTAAGGCCTGGCGATAGTATTTGTCGATAGAATAAAACTGTTCCTTTCGCTCTCTCTTCGCCGGGTTGATCCAGTTGATACCAATGTCCTTCTTGCGATCGGTGAAGTCTTTGCCGTTCCATTCGTACGCACTTTCGGAGCTGAATTTCTGCAAGTCGTCGATACCAAGCTTTTCGTACTTCTTGTTCAATTGCGCAGTCCGTTCCTCGCCCTTTCGCAGAATGTTGTCGATATCATCTTCGGATAATTGGTGTTCCGCAGatatggtggtgttggccTGAGTGTTGAAAACATTGGCAGCTCCGTGCTGGATCATACCCAGCAATTCTTCCTTGGACGCGGCATTCTTGGTCTGCTGCTGAGCGCGTCCCTGTTGAATGACAAGCTGGTCGAGCCGCAACTTTTGTGCGGCACGTTCTAAGACTTTTTCTTCGATCGCATTCTCTGTAACAAACCTGAACACCACGACCTGTTTCGTCTGTCCGATACGGTGGGCACGGTCCATTGCTTGCAAATCCGCCTGAGGATTCCAGTCACTATCAAAGAGAACGACAATATCGGCCGTCGTCAGGTTGATACCAAGACCTCCGGCTCTTGTTGTGAGCAGGAAGATGAACTTCTCTGATCCCGGCTTATTGTACTCGTCGATAGCAGCAATCCGGTCCTCGTGGGCCGTTGTACCATCGATGCGGCAGTAGTTGTATTCGCGGAAAACACAGTAGTCTTCGAGAATATCAAGGACACGACTCAtctgggagaagatgagtacGCGACTTCCCTGTTTCTGCATACGCGCCAGCAATTTGTCAAGGATCGTCATCTTTCCAGCATTGTAGATGAGATGCTCGTCGGTGGTGTAGGGAGGGCCAGGCTCTGCACCTTCAAAAAGGTAGGGATGGTTGCAACATTTGCGAAGTTGCATGACGATATTCAACAAACGGGTCTTTGACTCACGCTTGCCGGCGGCGCCATTGACCGCATCGATATCTTTTTCGAGGATCTTCTGATACCACTTGACCTGCATTTCCGACATGGGGACGTAGAGATTGACCTCCTTCTTAGGAAGCAAGCTCTTCTCGACGTCACTCTTGACACGGCGAAGCAAGAAAGGTCGCAGAACACGATGGAGTTGTTGCACGACTGTATCCTGATCGGAGTCTTGTCCGGAAAACCATTGGTCGAATGCCTCCGAATCACCGAAAACATCCGGCAACAGGAAGTTGAGGAGGGCCCAAAGCTCGTGGAGGTTATTTTGAAGTGGGGTACCCGTAATCAGTAGTCGGTTCCTGGAATGGAAAACACGGATGATTTGCGCCAAAGAAGACTCCTCGTTCTTGATCCGATGGGcctcgtcgatgatgatgtactCCCAAGCGAACTTCTTAAGGTGCGCCTTTTCTCGAAGAATCATCTCGTAACTAGTGATACAAACGTCGAAGTTCTCATCGAGAAGCTCCTCATTGATCA
This genomic window contains:
- a CDS encoding RNA methyltransferase (COG:A;~EggNog:ENOG410PP14;~InterPro:IPR029028,IPR029026,IPR029064,IPR001537, IPR013123;~PFAM:PF08032,PF00588;~antiSMASH:Cluster_2.4;~go_function: GO:0003723 - RNA binding [Evidence IEA];~go_function: GO:0008168 - methyltransferase activity [Evidence IEA];~go_function: GO:0008173 - RNA methyltransferase activity [Evidence IEA];~go_process: GO:0006396 - RNA processing [Evidence IEA]): MSLQSSLTSLRAYLRPSIAPSAHLHPVRHASLNSAIGRGIRRSQFVDDVPQRRNSARDARDGGHKRNMAKRDKRPEAREHRSGTAFDEEEFIKKGTFRALPRAYQTERTVTKRGKDGKKIYTKEEVRHPDYVGDDQEIRSGRFRTLSQDYQSRPPPPRQHRPTDKFPEEVKSFVKIPLSVPYTTPASQFVYGISACMAALRGSRRRLYKLYLYQSEGQELTPEKIALRKLALSKNVAVKMAFASWRRLLDQMSDGRPHQGCILEVSPLPRLPVQYFRPVPSPGADHFSLELGAQSREEAQVNTMNNTVDINNTFGNRYPVVVLLDGIVDPGNLGAIIRSAYYMGADAIVFAGRNSAEISPVVIKASAGAAEHMTFLHVRNEVDFIRQSKENGWRFYAADAPGKGSSSVYMDPAEFGNEGTVAQAPSVIMMGSEGAGLSPHILSQANAVVGIPGAKISPELGVESDPARVDSLNVSVAAALLMNMFLRVPVSWAKKEDTRVW
- the ISW2 gene encoding putative SNF2 family helicase/ATPase (COG:K;~EggNog:ENOG410PG55;~InterPro:IPR036306,IPR027417,IPR017884,IPR000330, IPR038718,IPR009057,IPR001650,IPR001005,IPR014001, IPR015194,IPR015195;~PFAM:PF09110,PF00176,PF09111,PF00271,PF04851;~antiSMASH:Cluster_2.4;~go_component: GO:0005634 - nucleus [Evidence IEA];~go_function: GO:0003676 - nucleic acid binding [Evidence IEA];~go_function: GO:0005524 - ATP binding [Evidence IEA];~go_function: GO:0016818 - hydrolase activity, acting on acid anhydrides, in phosphorus-containing anhydrides [Evidence IEA];~go_function: GO:0031491 - nucleosome binding [Evidence IEA];~go_process: GO:0006338 - chromatin remodeling [Evidence IEA];~go_process: GO:0043044 - ATP-dependent chromatin remodeling [Evidence IEA]) is translated as MVMAPSVEPTPDSPSQADTPMTDANAEPVTSVPVDSADAPMTSYQDTPDYTDSDTNPNTTASSVAGDAAPLDGRRRRSEAFHMRKSILGKKHGRLDESKEDDSIRRFRYLLGLTDLFRHFIETNPNPRIKEIMAEIDRQNAEEEAKAKKKGSSRSGGAGSERRRRTEQEEDAELLKDEKSGGETNTVFRDSPPFIKGEMRDYQIAGLNWLVSLHENGISGILADEMGLGKTLQTISFLGYLRHVCDITGPHLIAVPKSTLDNWKREFGKWTPEVNVLVLQGDKEQRHKLINEELLDENFDVCITSYEMILREKAHLKKFAWEYIIIDEAHRIKNEESSLAQIIRVFHSRNRLLITGTPLQNNLHELWALLNFLLPDVFGDSEAFDQWFSGQDSDQDTVVQQLHRVLRPFLLRRVKSDVEKSLLPKKEVNLYVPMSEMQVKWYQKILEKDIDAVNGAAGKRESKTRLLNIVMQLRKCCNHPYLFEGAEPGPPYTTDEHLIYNAGKMTILDKLLARMQKQGSRVLIFSQMSRVLDILEDYCVFREYNYCRIDGTTAHEDRIAAIDEYNKPGSEKFIFLLTTRAGGLGINLTTADIVVLFDSDWNPQADLQAMDRAHRIGQTKQVVVFRFVTENAIEEKVLERAAQKLRLDQLVIQQGRAQQQTKNAASKEELLGMIQHGAANVFNTQANTTISAEHQLSEDDIDNILRKGEERTAQLNKKYEKLGIDDLQKFSSESAYEWNGKDFTDRKKDIGINWINPAKRERKEQFYSIDKYYRQALATGGRTADPKPKVPRAPKQITVHDWQFFPPGLQELQEKETAYFHKEIGYKVPLPDGPEEELSEREAERDLEQQEIDNAVPLTEDEQADKAKMSEEGFSNWNRRDFQQFVNGSAKFGRTDYVGIATEVDSKEPEEIEEYAQVFWERYTEIQDYPKYLRVIEQGEDKLRKMNHQRKMLRKKMEMYRVPLQQVKINYTVSTTNKKVYTEEEDRFLLVMLDKYGVDGEGLYEKIRDEIRESPLFRFDWFFLSRTPVEIGRRCTTLLNTVAKEFENDGKANGESGKGRGRDRDDDEAEEDEGPPAKKKTKGGAVNKQVKAVKGGSKATSTSTSRAASVSSNAAPKSRSRKK